In the Flagellimonas sp. MMG031 genome, one interval contains:
- a CDS encoding ATP-binding protein, with amino-acid sequence MRPKSKNRFALKIILSYAVLGILATLAGFFIYNEFKSYASFQKSEESNQKLLKTNRLLTQLYDAENLSKLALQTKRPKDLQSYAQKVDSINQFIDVLKPLAQTDYGNQGAQLDSVQELLKQKVFNNAELRKLKVRNENSTSLDSVLKAFHDMEVDMGRITPETFAPNFEHLSPKTQKSIREYVALLNKNIPDSENGSDANNIDSILEVSKSILNKAKTETAIAERSVLQKELEIYRTDLELSQKMRGILSYFEREMAQNAYLDNVKQEQALQKSSRLAAGAVVLGLITVVVFTLLITRDFWKVQQYREQLERAKTAVESLLRTREQLISTVSHDLRTPLNTINGYSELIEQSSLDDKQLNYIKKVRSSSEYVEKLVNDLLDYSKLEAGRITLEKVPFELYRLLEETAGNFEEMQSKKGVSLQLDVEEILKRPVLSDPFRIKQILTNLIGNAFKFTDEGYVKVSANVEERNGARWATIQIMDTGIGIPREQQETIFQEFTQAEASSEKKQMGYGLGLTISRNLAQLLGGELNLESELSRGSTFTLQIPVEFSEMDIVRPKSKNTNPKTDELTILVIDDDENMLGLVSEICKVNGITAHTFTHFEKVDKSNLCQYDMVLTDMEMPQMDGWDVLESLTNHGFKNSILLMTGKHVPDKTVYLNAGFSNILQKPFSANTLLELLPQSNKIDCQQPIPSSTSSLFSIDNISPFLGDFESLQDILMVFLVNSDRNMDILFSAVGNHDYSEIRTVSHKMLPMFRQLEAKNAIVLLEVLETIPDDAEGKKVHKMLSELKDTIGELRRDIEAYLSKHPIDTD; translated from the coding sequence ATGCGCCCTAAATCAAAAAACAGGTTTGCCCTTAAAATAATTTTGAGCTATGCAGTGTTGGGAATTTTGGCAACGCTTGCCGGATTTTTCATTTATAATGAGTTCAAAAGCTATGCTTCCTTCCAAAAAAGTGAAGAGAGCAATCAAAAGCTTTTGAAGACGAACAGACTCCTCACCCAACTCTACGATGCCGAGAACCTGTCGAAACTCGCATTACAGACCAAAAGACCCAAAGACCTGCAATCCTACGCCCAAAAAGTGGATTCAATCAACCAATTCATCGATGTATTGAAACCTTTGGCGCAAACCGATTATGGAAACCAAGGTGCCCAACTGGACAGTGTACAGGAGCTTTTGAAGCAAAAAGTATTCAACAATGCTGAGCTCCGAAAGCTTAAGGTACGGAACGAGAACAGCACCTCATTGGACTCGGTATTAAAGGCATTTCACGATATGGAAGTAGACATGGGCCGGATTACCCCAGAGACCTTTGCCCCAAATTTTGAGCATTTGTCACCTAAGACCCAGAAATCGATTCGGGAATATGTCGCTCTTCTCAACAAAAACATTCCCGATTCGGAAAATGGTTCGGACGCCAACAACATCGACTCCATTTTAGAGGTGTCCAAATCCATATTGAACAAAGCCAAAACCGAAACGGCCATCGCCGAGCGATCAGTCCTTCAAAAGGAACTTGAAATTTATAGGACGGACTTGGAACTTTCCCAAAAAATGAGGGGCATTTTATCCTACTTTGAACGGGAAATGGCCCAAAATGCCTATTTGGACAATGTAAAACAGGAACAGGCGCTTCAAAAAAGTAGCCGATTGGCTGCTGGGGCCGTGGTTTTGGGGCTTATCACCGTCGTAGTTTTCACCCTTTTGATCACAAGGGATTTTTGGAAGGTGCAGCAGTACCGCGAACAATTGGAGCGCGCCAAAACAGCCGTAGAGTCCCTTTTGAGGACAAGGGAACAATTGATATCAACTGTAAGCCACGATCTTCGGACCCCATTGAACACCATAAACGGGTACTCGGAACTTATTGAGCAAAGTAGCTTGGACGATAAGCAATTGAATTATATCAAAAAGGTGAGGTCATCATCGGAATATGTGGAAAAGTTGGTGAACGATCTTTTGGATTATTCCAAATTGGAGGCAGGCAGAATAACGTTGGAAAAAGTTCCCTTTGAACTATACCGCCTATTGGAAGAAACTGCTGGCAATTTCGAAGAAATGCAATCCAAAAAAGGAGTTTCACTACAATTGGACGTCGAGGAGATCCTAAAAAGACCTGTTTTGAGCGATCCATTTAGAATCAAACAGATACTCACGAACCTCATTGGAAACGCTTTTAAGTTTACCGATGAGGGTTATGTGAAGGTTTCGGCCAATGTGGAAGAAAGAAACGGGGCTAGGTGGGCAACCATCCAAATAATGGATACGGGAATAGGCATCCCGAGGGAACAACAGGAGACCATTTTCCAAGAATTTACACAAGCGGAAGCTTCTTCAGAAAAAAAGCAAATGGGATATGGGCTAGGTCTTACCATATCACGAAATCTGGCACAACTACTGGGTGGCGAGCTAAACTTGGAAAGTGAACTGAGCCGAGGCAGTACGTTCACCCTCCAAATACCGGTGGAGTTCTCCGAGATGGACATCGTCCGACCCAAATCCAAAAACACCAATCCAAAAACCGACGAACTTACGATTCTGGTCATTGATGACGATGAAAATATGCTTGGGCTCGTATCGGAAATATGCAAGGTCAATGGCATCACCGCGCATACATTTACCCATTTTGAAAAAGTGGACAAATCAAATTTGTGTCAATATGATATGGTGCTCACGGATATGGAAATGCCGCAAATGGACGGGTGGGACGTATTGGAATCGCTCACAAACCATGGTTTTAAAAATTCCATACTCTTGATGACAGGAAAACATGTACCGGACAAAACGGTCTACCTTAACGCAGGGTTTTCCAACATCCTACAGAAGCCCTTTTCTGCCAATACGCTTTTGGAGCTACTTCCACAAAGCAATAAGATAGATTGCCAACAACCGATACCAAGTTCAACATCCTCTCTATTCTCCATTGACAACATTTCACCTTTTTTGGGCGATTTTGAGTCCTTACAAGACATTTTAATGGTGTTTTTGGTAAATTCGGACAGAAATATGGACATTCTATTTTCTGCGGTCGGCAATCATGATTATTCGGAAATAAGGACCGTATCCCATAAAATGTTGCCCATGTTCCGACAGTTGGAGGCAAAAAACGCCATAGTTTTACTGGAGGTTTTGGAAACCATTCCAGACGACGCCGAGGGCAAAAAGGTCCATAAAATGCTTTCGGAGCTCAAGGATACTATTGGCGAACTACGAAGGGATATAGAGGCTTACCTGTCTAAACATCCAATTGATACTGATTGA